In a genomic window of Candidatus Rokuibacteriota bacterium:
- a CDS encoding TAXI family TRAP transporter solute-binding subunit: protein MPRIGRLVSLVLAVIAALGGLAWAAGPQRFVLATASESGYYYIFGAGAARAVNKAHPDIFLTAVPTAGSPENIRLLSSDQAQVATVVGSVAYASYSGRGTDKKDDLRILLAFGHPIGFHFQVPKDSTVKTVYELKGKKVAFGVKGSGDHAMVKHVFEAIGLDMDRDFRAQYLPIREMVDAFKDGKVDGAFKVGPDPQPAVVDMSTGSRGVKLLGLSEEDVQKVTAKFPDYRRFVVPTGWFQGFDYQVVTAATPNLVVVRSKFPADIAYNIVAGIFAGQPELGKSDRHWAVTTPEISARNLILPVHPGAERFYREKGLLK, encoded by the coding sequence ATGCCGAGAATCGGACGCCTCGTCTCCCTGGTGCTGGCCGTGATCGCCGCCCTCGGCGGCCTTGCCTGGGCCGCCGGCCCGCAGCGCTTCGTGCTGGCGACCGCCAGCGAGTCCGGCTACTACTACATCTTCGGCGCCGGTGCGGCCCGTGCAGTCAACAAGGCCCATCCCGACATCTTCCTCACGGCCGTGCCGACCGCCGGCTCCCCGGAGAACATCCGGCTCCTCTCCTCCGACCAGGCGCAGGTCGCCACGGTCGTCGGCTCCGTCGCCTACGCGTCCTACTCCGGGCGGGGCACCGACAAGAAGGACGACCTCCGGATCCTGCTCGCCTTCGGCCACCCCATCGGCTTTCACTTCCAGGTGCCGAAGGACTCGACGGTGAAGACCGTCTACGAGCTCAAGGGCAAGAAGGTCGCGTTCGGCGTCAAGGGCAGCGGTGACCACGCGATGGTGAAGCACGTGTTCGAGGCGATCGGTCTCGACATGGACCGTGACTTCCGGGCCCAGTACCTGCCCATCCGGGAGATGGTGGACGCCTTCAAGGACGGCAAGGTCGACGGGGCCTTCAAGGTGGGCCCCGATCCCCAGCCCGCCGTCGTCGACATGTCGACAGGCTCGCGCGGGGTCAAGCTCCTCGGTCTCAGCGAGGAGGACGTCCAGAAGGTGACCGCGAAGTTCCCCGACTACAGGCGCTTCGTGGTGCCCACCGGCTGGTTCCAGGGCTTCGACTACCAGGTCGTGACCGCCGCCACGCCGAACCTCGTGGTGGTCCGCTCGAAGTTCCCGGCCGACATCGCCTACAACATCGTGGCGGGCATCTTCGCCGGCCAGCCTGAGCTGGGCAAGTCGGACCGCCACTGGGCGGTCACGACGCCCGAGATCTCCGCCCGGAACCTCATCCTCCCCGTCCATCCGGGCGCCGAGCGCTTCTACCGGGAGAAGGGGCTCCTGAAGTGA
- a CDS encoding GAF domain-containing protein has translation MLRRHFPAGLLICLGIGLSVALWSLVGGREEERLRLDLERRTDYIVASIVREMDESIERLVSIRAFLDAGPAPDRRRFRLLVGRAFTDDASLLSLKWAPRVMAAERAAFEAEVRREGVPGFRVSEQGAGGSMVPAGPRAEYMPVLFAEPFTGRENQLGFDLASEPARRVALEQARDTGKPMATGRVQLVLEPGEQWGVLVLIPVYRGATPGTVEERREALRGYALGVFRIGDLVGSALKHLGPTEVDLRIEDAAAPPGQRILLSRAPWEARPGPPGNGRLPARRVLEVAGRRWALEVRPTPLFLAAHRSRHEWTVLGAGILSTALLGAYLFTSANRAARLAAVNHELEREVAERQRAEEVGERQRREAEALAEVARAINASLDLSTVLQRVTEAARELCGSDTARLALRDPETGAMPYRYAAGTEYSGSPTAICEPGKGVGGQALATARPFRTDCYEEDPRITREYLAAAQAQGIVAVLAVPIRGEGQVDGVLLLDNRSPRPFTDRDEALLCRLADHAAVALRNARLYDQARTRLRQTETLLAVGQAVGGTLELPEVARRTVREAVRILDADVGGAWLLEPSGEQLKPLAGYRVPPDILGIFAGGSVPAEHPALRALRDEGGPIYSTDTRPDPRVDHALFQRLRHKALLLCPVMVKEEMAGVLVIIWTREAHAVTAEERRLLEGVVRQAALAMDNARLLEAERRLEARKEALVALSRGLASERDLSRLLSRVASETRDLTGADTALLLLAEGDRLVFRGMAGADDALMTSGSLRTGGSLIGAVVREGRPLVCADLALDPDWRETVVVQRLGYRAMLAVPLTAQGRPVGVLKILHRAPRVFAPDEVEFIAALASHAALAIENARLFAEAELRRHSAESLAEVGRLISESLDPGEVGRRVVESVRALLGAATALLYRLDEESGDLVAIAASGNAWPPLGRGLRLPRGTGAVGLAVQRTAPVVSANVLEAPEITLAADSRARIEQAELNRAVLALPLLVQGQVIGALGIADREGRLFDEGEIRLAQAFADQASVALENARLHQETQRAYDELSRTQQQLTQAQKMEAIGQLAGGIAHDFNNLLTVIGGRSELALARLEPGDALRREVEVIGKTAGRAADLTRQLLAFSRKQVIQLQVVDLNAVVGGMASMLSRLIGETIELVTVPGSGLGRVKADPGQIEQVIMNLVVNARDAMPGGGRLTIQAANRELDIATAALLDAKPGPYVMLAVTDTGNGMDADTRTRIFEPFFTTKEVGKGTGLGLSTVYGIVSQHGGCLDVESEPGRGTTFRVYLRREDETEAASAPAQGREEAPRGSETILMVEDDAEVGDLTREMLQALGYAVLHASRPAEALAWAEGCPGAIHLLLTDVVMPEMSGRDLADRVSRQRPGIRVLFMSGYTDNILAPHGVLDAGTAFLQKPFTPVALARKVREVLDASPPRTDAPAS, from the coding sequence ATGCTTCGCCGTCACTTCCCCGCTGGCCTGCTGATATGCCTGGGCATCGGCCTGTCGGTCGCCCTGTGGAGCCTCGTCGGCGGCAGGGAGGAGGAGCGACTGCGGCTGGATCTCGAGCGGCGCACCGACTACATCGTGGCATCCATCGTCCGGGAGATGGACGAGAGCATCGAGCGCCTGGTGTCCATCCGCGCCTTCCTCGACGCGGGGCCCGCTCCCGACCGCCGACGGTTCCGCCTCCTCGTGGGGAGGGCCTTCACTGACGACGCGAGCCTGCTCTCCCTCAAGTGGGCCCCCCGGGTCATGGCCGCCGAGCGCGCCGCGTTCGAGGCCGAGGTTCGTCGGGAGGGGGTGCCGGGGTTCCGGGTCTCGGAGCAGGGGGCGGGGGGCAGCATGGTCCCGGCCGGCCCGCGGGCCGAGTACATGCCGGTGCTCTTCGCCGAGCCCTTCACCGGCCGCGAGAACCAGCTGGGCTTCGACCTGGCCTCGGAGCCGGCACGCCGGGTTGCCCTCGAGCAGGCGCGTGACACGGGCAAACCGATGGCCACGGGGCGCGTCCAGCTGGTGCTGGAGCCCGGGGAGCAGTGGGGCGTCCTCGTGCTCATCCCCGTGTACCGTGGCGCCACCCCAGGAACGGTGGAGGAGCGGCGCGAGGCGCTCAGGGGCTATGCGCTGGGGGTGTTCAGGATCGGCGACCTCGTGGGCAGCGCGCTCAAGCACCTCGGCCCCACCGAGGTCGACCTCAGGATCGAGGACGCGGCGGCGCCTCCCGGGCAACGCATCCTGCTGAGTCGCGCCCCCTGGGAGGCTCGTCCCGGGCCGCCCGGGAACGGGAGGCTCCCCGCGCGGCGGGTGCTGGAGGTGGCGGGGCGCCGGTGGGCCCTGGAGGTGCGTCCGACGCCGCTGTTCCTCGCGGCCCACCGCAGCCGCCACGAGTGGACCGTGCTGGGGGCGGGAATCCTCAGCACGGCCTTGCTCGGGGCCTACCTCTTCACGTCAGCGAATCGGGCCGCCAGGCTCGCCGCGGTCAACCACGAGCTCGAGCGGGAGGTGGCGGAGCGCCAGCGGGCAGAGGAGGTGGGGGAGCGCCAGCGTCGCGAGGCCGAGGCGCTGGCCGAGGTGGCCCGGGCCATCAATGCCTCCCTGGACCTGAGCACGGTGTTGCAGCGGGTGACCGAGGCTGCGCGGGAACTGTGCGGGAGCGACACAGCGAGACTCGCGCTCCGGGACCCCGAGACGGGAGCGATGCCCTACCGCTACGCGGCGGGAACGGAGTACTCGGGATCGCCCACCGCGATCTGCGAGCCCGGCAAGGGGGTGGGGGGACAGGCCCTCGCCACGGCGCGGCCGTTCAGGACGGACTGCTACGAGGAGGATCCCCGCATCACACGAGAGTACCTCGCCGCGGCCCAGGCGCAGGGGATCGTGGCGGTCCTGGCCGTTCCGATACGCGGCGAGGGCCAGGTGGACGGCGTTCTCCTCCTGGACAACCGCTCGCCGCGCCCGTTCACCGACAGGGACGAGGCCCTCCTCTGCCGGCTCGCCGACCATGCGGCCGTCGCGCTCCGGAACGCGCGCCTCTACGACCAGGCCCGGACGAGGCTCCGCCAGACCGAGACCCTCCTGGCGGTGGGCCAGGCGGTCGGGGGCACCCTCGAGCTCCCCGAGGTCGCCAGGCGGACGGTGAGGGAGGCCGTCAGGATTCTGGACGCCGATGTGGGCGGGGCCTGGCTGCTCGAGCCGAGCGGGGAGCAGCTGAAGCCACTGGCGGGCTACCGGGTCCCCCCCGACATACTGGGGATCTTCGCCGGCGGCTCGGTCCCGGCCGAGCATCCGGCGCTGCGGGCGCTGAGAGACGAGGGCGGGCCCATCTACTCCACCGACACCCGGCCCGATCCGCGAGTGGACCATGCGCTGTTTCAGCGCCTCCGCCACAAGGCGCTGCTCCTGTGCCCGGTCATGGTCAAGGAGGAGATGGCTGGCGTCTTGGTCATCATCTGGACCCGCGAAGCCCACGCGGTCACCGCCGAGGAGCGGAGGCTTCTCGAGGGCGTCGTCCGTCAGGCGGCCCTCGCCATGGACAATGCCAGGCTCCTGGAGGCCGAGCGGAGGCTCGAGGCCAGGAAGGAGGCGCTCGTCGCCCTGAGCCGGGGGCTGGCCTCGGAGCGGGATCTGAGCCGACTCCTCTCCCGCGTCGCCAGCGAGACACGGGACCTGACGGGGGCCGACACGGCGCTCTTGCTCCTCGCCGAGGGGGACCGTCTCGTGTTCCGAGGGATGGCGGGGGCGGACGACGCACTCATGACCAGCGGCTCCCTCAGGACGGGCGGGAGCCTCATCGGCGCTGTCGTGCGCGAGGGGCGCCCGCTCGTCTGCGCCGATCTGGCACTGGACCCGGACTGGCGCGAGACCGTCGTGGTCCAGCGACTCGGCTACCGGGCAATGCTGGCCGTGCCTCTCACGGCCCAAGGCCGGCCTGTCGGGGTGCTCAAGATCCTGCACCGGGCCCCCCGAGTGTTCGCGCCCGACGAGGTGGAGTTCATCGCCGCGCTGGCCAGCCATGCCGCGCTGGCCATCGAGAACGCCCGCCTCTTCGCCGAGGCCGAGCTGAGGCGGCATTCCGCCGAGAGCCTGGCCGAGGTGGGGCGGCTCATCTCCGAGTCGCTGGATCCCGGGGAGGTGGGGCGCCGGGTCGTGGAGAGCGTCCGCGCGCTGCTCGGGGCCGCCACCGCGCTGCTGTACCGCCTGGACGAGGAGAGCGGGGATCTCGTGGCCATCGCCGCATCCGGGAACGCGTGGCCCCCGCTGGGGCGGGGCCTCAGGCTCCCGCGCGGGACCGGCGCCGTCGGGCTCGCGGTCCAGAGGACCGCGCCCGTGGTGAGCGCGAATGTGCTCGAAGCCCCCGAGATCACCCTCGCCGCCGACAGCAGAGCGCGCATCGAGCAGGCCGAGCTCAACCGCGCAGTCCTCGCTCTGCCGCTGCTCGTCCAGGGGCAGGTGATCGGCGCGCTCGGCATCGCCGATCGCGAGGGGCGCCTGTTCGACGAGGGCGAGATCAGGCTGGCCCAGGCCTTCGCCGACCAGGCATCCGTCGCGCTGGAGAACGCGCGGCTCCACCAGGAGACCCAGCGGGCCTATGACGAGCTGTCCCGGACCCAGCAGCAGCTCACCCAGGCCCAGAAGATGGAGGCCATCGGCCAGCTGGCCGGCGGCATCGCCCACGACTTCAACAACCTCCTGACGGTCATCGGCGGGCGCAGCGAGCTGGCCCTGGCGCGCCTCGAGCCGGGTGATGCGCTCAGGCGCGAGGTCGAGGTGATCGGCAAGACGGCGGGCCGCGCGGCTGACCTGACCCGCCAGCTGCTGGCCTTCAGCCGCAAGCAGGTCATACAGCTCCAGGTCGTGGATCTCAACGCGGTGGTCGGCGGCATGGCCAGCATGCTGAGCCGGCTCATCGGCGAGACCATCGAGCTCGTCACGGTGCCCGGCTCGGGGCTGGGACGGGTGAAGGCCGACCCCGGGCAGATCGAGCAGGTGATCATGAACTTGGTCGTCAACGCTCGCGATGCCATGCCCGGGGGCGGGAGGCTCACGATCCAGGCGGCCAACCGGGAGCTCGACATCGCGACTGCCGCGCTCCTCGACGCCAAGCCCGGGCCGTACGTGATGCTCGCCGTGACGGACACCGGGAACGGAATGGACGCGGACACCCGGACCCGGATCTTCGAGCCCTTCTTCACCACCAAGGAGGTGGGGAAGGGCACGGGGCTCGGGCTGTCCACCGTCTACGGCATCGTCAGCCAGCACGGCGGCTGCCTGGACGTCGAGAGCGAGCCGGGGCGCGGGACGACGTTCCGGGTCTACCTTCGCCGGGAGGACGAAACCGAGGCAGCCTCGGCGCCGGCACAGGGCCGGGAGGAGGCGCCCCGGGGCTCGGAGACGATCCTCATGGTGGAGGACGACGCGGAGGTCGGGGATCTGACGCGCGAGATGCTCCAGGCGCTCGGCTACGCCGTCCTCCACGCCTCGCGCCCCGCCGAGGCTCTGGCCTGGGCCGAGGGCTGCCCCGGCGCGATCCACCTCCTGCTCACCGATGTGGTGATGCCGGAGATGAGCGGGCGCGACCTGGCCGATCGCGTGTCCCGCCAGCGGCCGGGGATCCGCGTCCTCTTCATGTCGGGCTACACCGACAACATCCTCGCCCCCCACGGCGTCCTCGACGCGGGGACGGCGTTCCTCCAGAAGCCTTTCACGCCTGTCGCGCTGGCCAGGAAGGTGCGCGAGGTGCTCGATGCGTCGCCGCCGCGCACTGACGCCCCCGCGTCGTAG
- a CDS encoding acyl-CoA dehydrogenase family protein translates to MTLGFTLAEDQRLLSHTVRQFAEKELAPLAARHDELEEFPAGLVPKLGAAGLTGVIVPEELGGAGAGNMGLVLMLEQVGRVDAATAFTLQGHYHVVRYLLTAASRAQQERHLVPLARGTGLGAMALTEPEAGSDAAAIRTVARPADGGWALDGGKCFITNAGVASTYVVIARTAPGGRRGEGISAFVVEAGTPGLVIGPRHRKLGVRASLTQEIRLEGCRVGGEALLGQAGQAYRTLTRSLGLDRLANAATSIGLAQGALEHGIRYVAERQAFGRRVVEFQGIRWQLAELATQVEAARLLVYQAAWLADHGTPDLGKVAMAKLAANEAVMRVTTDVVQLHGGHGYMREHPVERFMRDARVFGIGGGTTHVLKNLIAQGLLR, encoded by the coding sequence GTGACGCTGGGATTCACGCTCGCCGAGGACCAGCGGCTCCTCAGCCACACGGTCCGCCAATTCGCGGAGAAGGAGCTCGCCCCGCTCGCCGCCCGTCACGACGAGCTCGAGGAGTTCCCGGCAGGGCTCGTGCCGAAGCTCGGCGCGGCGGGGCTCACCGGCGTCATCGTCCCGGAGGAGCTCGGGGGCGCCGGTGCCGGCAACATGGGGCTGGTGCTCATGCTCGAGCAGGTCGGGCGCGTGGACGCGGCGACGGCCTTCACGCTCCAGGGCCATTACCACGTCGTGCGCTACCTGCTGACCGCGGCGAGCCGCGCCCAGCAGGAACGCCACCTCGTGCCGCTCGCGCGGGGCACGGGGCTGGGGGCGATGGCGCTCACCGAGCCCGAGGCCGGCTCCGATGCGGCCGCGATTCGCACGGTGGCGCGGCCGGCGGACGGCGGCTGGGCGCTCGACGGCGGCAAGTGCTTCATCACCAACGCGGGCGTGGCCTCGACCTATGTCGTCATCGCGCGCACGGCCCCGGGTGGACGGCGCGGCGAGGGGATCAGCGCCTTCGTGGTGGAGGCCGGGACGCCGGGGCTCGTCATCGGCCCCCGCCACCGCAAGCTCGGCGTCCGTGCGAGCCTCACGCAGGAGATCCGCCTCGAGGGGTGCCGGGTGGGCGGCGAGGCGCTCCTCGGCCAGGCGGGACAGGCCTACCGGACGCTGACCCGGTCCCTCGGCCTGGACCGCCTCGCGAACGCCGCGACCTCGATCGGCCTCGCCCAGGGCGCGCTCGAGCACGGCATCCGCTACGTCGCCGAGCGCCAGGCGTTCGGGCGACGCGTCGTCGAGTTCCAGGGGATCCGGTGGCAGCTCGCCGAGCTGGCGACCCAGGTCGAGGCGGCGCGCCTGCTCGTCTACCAGGCGGCCTGGCTCGCGGACCACGGCACGCCGGACCTCGGGAAGGTGGCCATGGCGAAGCTGGCGGCGAACGAGGCGGTCATGCGGGTGACGACCGACGTCGTGCAGCTCCACGGGGGCCACGGGTACATGCGCGAGCACCCGGTCGAGCGTTTCATGCGGGATGCCCGGGTCTTCGGCATCGGTGGCGGGACGACGCACGTGCTCAAGAACCTGATCGCCCAGGGACTGCTCCGGTGA